One Faecalicatena sp. Marseille-Q4148 DNA window includes the following coding sequences:
- a CDS encoding EamA family transporter, producing MWFLFALLSAVFAALTSILAKIGINGVDSNLATAIRTVVVVFMAWGMVFLTNAQSGISEISKKSWMFLILSGLATGASWLCYYRALQIGEVSKVVPIDKLSIVITLVLAFVFLHETFTAKSLIGCVLICAGTLLMVL from the coding sequence ATGTGGTTTTTATTTGCTCTCTTGTCAGCAGTATTTGCGGCGCTCACGTCGATATTGGCAAAGATTGGTATTAATGGAGTCGATTCCAATCTTGCCACAGCAATCCGAACAGTAGTAGTGGTATTTATGGCATGGGGAATGGTGTTCCTAACGAATGCGCAGAGCGGAATTTCAGAAATCAGCAAGAAGAGCTGGATGTTTCTGATTTTATCCGGTTTGGCAACAGGGGCATCCTGGCTATGTTATTATAGGGCGCTTCAGATTGGCGAAGTGTCAAAAGTTGTGCCCATTGACAAATTAAGTATTGTAATTACACTGGTTCTGGCATTTGTCTTTTTGCATGAAACATTCACAGCAAAATCGTTGATTGGCTGTGTACTGATTTGTGCCGGAACATTGCTCATGGTGTTATAA
- a CDS encoding serine dehydratase subunit alpha family protein, producing MTKEEMLTLLKGDVIPALGCTEPVCVALCAANAGKVLGEMPDQIEIRVNAGIYKNGMSAGIPNCEEVGLPYAAALGAVLKNPEKGLELLEDVTNDTLKQAFELIEKDQVHVKVAKEEKSIFVCCEMTSGKETSSCEIRGAHTNVVYLAKNGRSILEQAMNGSTGGEHPLVEKLCQMRISDMRDLVDTVTEEELHFLLDGVEMNEKLAKYSETKKTGVGIADAFRSEETGTENISGKALLGNDLMARIITKVASAAESRLDGCPLPTMSSSGAGTKGLVAILPVSETAMAVGASPEQEVRALALSHLVNRYINAKIGKLSPMCTCVMAASTAAAAGMAYLFGGTNEQIGYAVRNMTGTVTGMLCDGGKVGCSMKVATGSTAALMSAITAVYDAPLRASDGICGNTPEECISNMALIGKKGMADTDTVILEIMEAKS from the coding sequence ATGACAAAAGAAGAAATGCTGACCTTACTTAAAGGAGATGTGATACCGGCTCTTGGTTGTACAGAGCCGGTTTGTGTTGCGCTCTGTGCGGCAAATGCCGGAAAAGTTCTGGGAGAAATGCCGGATCAGATAGAAATCAGGGTAAACGCAGGGATTTACAAGAACGGCATGTCAGCAGGAATTCCAAACTGCGAAGAAGTGGGACTTCCCTATGCGGCGGCACTGGGAGCAGTTCTGAAAAATCCGGAAAAGGGACTGGAATTATTAGAAGATGTCACGAATGATACACTGAAACAGGCATTTGAACTGATTGAAAAAGATCAGGTGCATGTTAAAGTTGCCAAGGAGGAGAAGAGTATTTTTGTGTGTTGTGAAATGACTTCCGGAAAAGAAACATCCAGCTGCGAAATACGAGGTGCACATACAAACGTAGTGTACCTTGCGAAAAATGGCAGATCAATTCTGGAACAGGCAATGAATGGAAGTACAGGGGGAGAGCATCCACTTGTGGAGAAGCTCTGTCAGATGCGGATTTCAGACATGCGGGATCTGGTTGACACGGTAACGGAAGAAGAACTGCATTTTTTGCTTGATGGTGTGGAAATGAATGAAAAGCTTGCAAAATATTCTGAGACAAAGAAAACAGGTGTCGGGATTGCAGATGCATTTCGCTCAGAAGAAACGGGAACTGAAAACATATCAGGAAAAGCTCTTCTGGGGAATGACCTGATGGCGCGGATCATTACGAAAGTTGCTTCAGCGGCAGAGAGTCGTCTCGATGGCTGCCCGCTTCCTACGATGAGTAGTTCCGGTGCGGGAACAAAAGGTCTGGTTGCAATTCTGCCGGTAAGTGAGACGGCGATGGCGGTTGGAGCATCACCGGAGCAGGAGGTGCGCGCACTTGCGCTTTCTCATCTTGTGAATCGTTATATCAATGCAAAGATTGGAAAATTATCGCCGATGTGTACTTGTGTAATGGCAGCGTCAACAGCAGCGGCGGCAGGAATGGCATATCTTTTCGGAGGAACAAATGAGCAGATCGGATATGCGGTTCGCAATATGACAGGAACGGTAACCGGAATGCTCTGCGACGGTGGAAAGGTAGGATGTTCCATGAAAGTAGCAACAGGATCGACGGCAGCGCTCATGTCAGCAATTACCGCGGTTTATGATGCACCACTCAGGGCAAGTGATGGTATTTGCGGAAATACTCCGGAAGAATGCATTTCTAACATGGCGCTTATTGGGAAAAAAGGTATGGCAGATACGGATACTGTAATTTTGGAAATTATGGAAGCGAAGTCATAG
- a CDS encoding GNAT family N-acetyltransferase, with product MEIRRAEEKDIKKIKELLSQVLDIHANLRPDIFIPGTTKYTDEELKVKIADEQKPVYVAVDENDEVLGYALCKIQEPIQSNNMIPFRILYVDDLCVDSTIRGKHIGRQLFEFVKQEAKRLKCYEVTLNVWEGNESAKHFYEKMGMKPKKTHMELILE from the coding sequence ATGGAAATCAGAAGAGCAGAAGAAAAAGATATTAAAAAAATAAAAGAGTTACTAAGTCAGGTGTTGGATATCCATGCAAATCTGCGTCCGGATATTTTCATTCCGGGGACAACCAAATATACTGATGAAGAATTAAAAGTAAAAATTGCGGATGAGCAAAAACCTGTTTATGTGGCAGTTGATGAGAATGATGAGGTGCTTGGATATGCACTTTGTAAAATTCAGGAACCGATACAGTCTAATAATATGATTCCGTTCCGGATTTTGTATGTGGATGATCTCTGTGTAGACAGTACAATTCGGGGAAAACATATTGGCAGACAGTTGTTTGAATTTGTCAAACAGGAGGCAAAACGCCTGAAATGTTATGAAGTGACATTAAATGTGTGGGAAGGCAATGAGAGTGCGAAGCATTTTTATGAAAAAATGGGAATGAAACCAAAGAAAACGCACATGGAACTGATTTTAGAATAG
- a CDS encoding cation:proton antiporter: protein MSYVLLNVSIALLAGLLMTRVFTKMRLPDVTAYLIAGVLIGPYCLGGLGIHGLGFTSMHEVEMLSLLSEVALGFIAFSIGNEFRLGEIKQIGKQAFSIGIIQAIGATICVDAALFAVHFMMPDKLTLPQVIVLGAIATATAPAATLMVVRQYKAKGPLTDLLLPIVALDDAVGLIVFAVSFGIAKTLMSGVLDFVSIFINPLVEITLSILFGAVMGWILTQMEKMFYSNTNRLNMTIAFVFLTVSISMIQFEIGPVHVGFSSLLVCMMLGTVFCNTCDLSEDLMKAADKWTSPLFAVFFVISGSELELGVFGDWAIVAIGIVYIVFRCIGKYFGTYISARATKCAPQICKYLGITLFPQAGVALGMCATAMQLGEEGALIRNITLFAVLVYEIVGPLMTREALAAAGDIKPKSEEVIKRRANKLAAVGSPEAAEAEALAEEEMKEEAKAWAAEQKRIAQMERHGRKEESQNQKKNH from the coding sequence ATGAGTTATGTATTATTGAATGTATCAATTGCGTTGTTGGCAGGTCTTCTGATGACGCGAGTATTTACGAAAATGAGACTGCCGGATGTGACAGCGTATTTGATTGCAGGTGTATTGATTGGACCTTACTGTCTGGGAGGGCTTGGAATTCACGGGCTTGGTTTTACTTCTATGCATGAGGTAGAAATGCTGTCACTTTTATCAGAAGTAGCGCTTGGATTTATTGCATTTTCTATTGGAAATGAATTTCGGCTTGGGGAGATCAAACAGATTGGAAAACAGGCGTTTTCCATTGGGATTATTCAGGCAATCGGCGCAACGATCTGTGTTGATGCAGCGCTATTTGCGGTGCATTTCATGATGCCGGATAAGCTGACACTTCCACAGGTCATTGTACTTGGGGCAATTGCAACAGCAACGGCTCCGGCAGCTACTTTGATGGTTGTGCGTCAGTATAAAGCGAAGGGACCTTTGACAGATCTGCTGCTCCCAATTGTTGCACTTGACGATGCGGTTGGTCTAATTGTATTTGCTGTCAGCTTTGGAATAGCAAAGACACTTATGAGCGGAGTTTTGGATTTTGTTTCAATTTTTATTAACCCGCTTGTTGAGATTACACTGTCGATTTTGTTTGGAGCAGTTATGGGATGGATTCTGACACAGATGGAAAAAATGTTCTATTCAAATACAAACCGTTTGAATATGACAATTGCATTTGTGTTTCTGACGGTTTCCATTTCCATGATTCAATTTGAGATTGGACCGGTACATGTTGGATTTTCTTCACTGTTAGTCTGCATGATGCTTGGAACTGTTTTCTGCAATACATGTGATCTGTCGGAAGATCTTATGAAAGCGGCAGATAAATGGACTTCCCCGCTATTTGCAGTATTTTTTGTTATCAGTGGTTCTGAACTGGAACTTGGTGTATTTGGAGATTGGGCGATTGTTGCAATTGGAATCGTATATATTGTCTTTCGCTGCATTGGAAAATATTTTGGTACATATATCAGTGCGCGCGCGACGAAGTGTGCGCCGCAGATCTGTAAGTATCTTGGTATTACGCTGTTCCCGCAGGCAGGAGTTGCGCTTGGAATGTGTGCAACAGCGATGCAATTAGGGGAGGAAGGCGCTCTGATCAGAAACATTACACTGTTTGCAGTGCTTGTTTATGAAATTGTCGGACCGCTTATGACAAGAGAAGCTCTGGCAGCTGCAGGAGATATTAAGCCAAAATCGGAAGAAGTAATTAAGCGCCGTGCAAATAAACTTGCAGCGGTTGGCTCGCCGGAGGCAGCGGAAGCAGAAGCGCTTGCGGAAGAAGAGATGAAAGAAGAAGCAAAAGCCTGGGCAGCTGAACAGAAGAGGATCGCGCAGATGGAACGGCATGGCAGGAAAGAAGAATCACAGAATCAAAAGAAAAATCATTAA
- a CDS encoding methyltransferase domain-containing protein, with product MYQELLNLIECPLCRSKLTLSTAKMSEEEIIEGTLTCNEGHRFSIRNGVVDFCSEEQSLINQWSEAYKEMDYEAYDAHIEQLKSSREKELQQLVLNQFIREICPLKDKVVVDIASGRGMLLTALAACADASLRLIATDLSFEVLMYDRLKLKKRNPKLRANFIACDAANLPLKSHCADRTVSFFGIANMLDSTEHGIREAARILKTDGALFNAFLHIQEASQGFEAVRKFYAEHQNPGAETVYLPEIAARMHENHFANVQCETVCEDIKDSEESALDLLPYPGEWFAYVIYQCSI from the coding sequence ATGTATCAAGAACTGCTTAACCTGATCGAATGTCCGCTTTGCAGGTCAAAACTGACGCTAAGCACTGCAAAGATGTCAGAAGAGGAAATCATCGAAGGCACGCTTACCTGCAATGAAGGTCATAGATTTTCTATACGCAATGGCGTCGTAGACTTCTGTTCTGAAGAACAGTCTCTCATAAATCAATGGAGTGAAGCATACAAAGAAATGGATTATGAGGCATATGATGCCCACATTGAACAACTGAAATCTTCCCGTGAAAAAGAACTTCAGCAACTTGTGCTCAATCAGTTTATCCGGGAAATTTGTCCTCTGAAAGATAAAGTAGTTGTTGATATTGCCTCCGGAAGAGGAATGCTGCTCACTGCGCTCGCGGCATGCGCGGACGCCTCCTTACGCCTCATCGCCACAGACCTGAGCTTTGAGGTGCTCATGTACGACCGCCTGAAATTAAAAAAGAGGAATCCTAAACTTCGGGCGAATTTTATCGCATGCGATGCAGCGAATCTGCCCCTGAAGTCTCACTGTGCAGACCGCACCGTATCATTTTTCGGTATCGCTAATATGCTTGACAGTACAGAACACGGAATCCGTGAGGCAGCACGCATCTTAAAAACAGATGGCGCACTCTTCAATGCATTTCTGCACATCCAAGAAGCGTCTCAAGGGTTCGAGGCTGTCCGGAAGTTTTATGCAGAACATCAGAACCCCGGAGCCGAGACAGTGTATTTGCCGGAAATTGCAGCTCGTATGCACGAAAACCATTTTGCAAACGTACAGTGTGAAACCGTCTGTGAAGATATTAAAGATTCCGAAGAAAGCGCTCTGGATCTTCTTCCTTATCCCGGAGAATGGTTTGCATATGTCATTTATCAGTGCTCCATTTAG
- the gltX gene encoding glutamate--tRNA ligase, which translates to MEWKEVAALIFDDVEKEAAEIEAAYPRRNLKEGACVTRFAPSPTGYMHVGGLYAALVSWRMAAQSDGVFYLRIEDTDAKREIEDGIGQIVSALHQYGIEFDEGPFEPERGVYGPYIQSHRKQIYRAYVKRLMEEGGAYPCFCTEEALAAIRKEQEEKKEDMGYYGEYAACRKLSPEEAYERVKRGDKFVVRLRSNGDKEKKAVCHDLIKGDIELPENINDVVLLKTDGIPTYHAAHAIDDYLMGTTHVIRGDEWISSYPIHEQLFAAFGFPLPAYAHIAPIMKSENGSKRKLSKRKDPEAAVSYYSEQGYPKESLIEYMLTIANSDYEEWRRDNPEADNSEFEFRLSKMSVSGALFDIVKLNDISKRVIAEKTEEQLFEEIKAWAANYDEKLSAIIEADEEKFKGSIKLWKYNGNKVRRDVGKWSDLSEMYPYLYNLEKTIDAYEFDETRPKEDIIELLDAYLEGYEFDTDAEKWFEDVKVIAGAKNYCANKKEYKANPEAYKGMIADACGMLRVAVTGHKNTPDLYSIIQFVGKDIFEARVRACIEKLK; encoded by the coding sequence ATGGAATGGAAAGAAGTTGCAGCGTTGATTTTTGACGATGTAGAGAAAGAGGCAGCAGAGATTGAAGCTGCTTATCCAAGAAGAAACTTAAAAGAGGGGGCATGTGTGACAAGATTTGCACCAAGCCCGACAGGATATATGCATGTAGGAGGACTGTATGCAGCACTTGTTTCATGGAGAATGGCAGCGCAGTCTGACGGTGTGTTTTACTTAAGAATTGAAGATACCGATGCGAAGCGTGAGATTGAAGACGGAATCGGACAGATTGTTTCTGCTTTACATCAGTATGGGATTGAGTTTGACGAGGGACCTTTTGAACCGGAAAGAGGTGTTTATGGTCCGTATATTCAGAGTCACAGAAAACAGATTTATCGTGCCTATGTGAAACGTCTGATGGAAGAAGGCGGAGCATACCCGTGCTTCTGTACAGAAGAAGCGCTTGCTGCAATCCGTAAGGAGCAGGAAGAGAAGAAAGAAGATATGGGTTATTACGGAGAATACGCCGCATGCAGAAAGTTATCTCCGGAAGAAGCTTATGAGAGAGTAAAACGTGGGGATAAGTTTGTTGTGCGTCTTCGTTCCAATGGGGATAAAGAGAAGAAAGCAGTTTGCCATGACCTGATCAAAGGAGATATTGAACTGCCGGAGAACATCAATGATGTTGTGCTCTTAAAGACAGATGGGATTCCGACTTACCATGCAGCCCATGCTATCGACGATTACCTGATGGGAACAACACACGTTATCCGCGGAGATGAGTGGATTTCTTCTTATCCGATCCACGAACAGTTATTTGCAGCGTTTGGCTTCCCGCTTCCGGCTTATGCGCATATTGCTCCGATTATGAAGAGCGAGAATGGTTCTAAGAGAAAACTCAGTAAGAGAAAAGATCCGGAAGCAGCAGTGAGCTATTACAGTGAGCAGGGATATCCGAAGGAATCTCTGATAGAATATATGCTGACGATTGCCAACTCTGACTATGAAGAGTGGAGACGTGATAATCCGGAGGCAGATAATTCTGAATTTGAATTCCGACTTTCCAAAATGAGTGTCAGCGGAGCGCTGTTTGACATTGTGAAATTAAATGATATCAGCAAGCGCGTCATTGCAGAGAAGACAGAAGAGCAGTTATTTGAAGAAATCAAAGCCTGGGCAGCAAACTACGATGAGAAACTTTCAGCAATCATTGAAGCCGATGAGGAAAAGTTCAAAGGCAGCATTAAGCTTTGGAAATATAATGGCAACAAAGTGCGCCGTGACGTTGGGAAATGGTCTGATCTGTCAGAAATGTATCCATACCTCTACAATCTGGAGAAGACGATTGATGCCTATGAATTTGACGAGACAAGACCGAAAGAAGACATTATTGAGCTTCTGGACGCTTATCTGGAAGGGTATGAGTTTGATACAGATGCGGAAAAATGGTTTGAAGATGTGAAAGTAATTGCAGGAGCGAAAAACTACTGTGCAAATAAGAAAGAATATAAGGCGAATCCGGAAGCGTATAAAGGAATGATTGCAGATGCCTGCGGTATGCTCCGCGTTGCGGTAACAGGACATAAAAATACGCCGGATCTGTATTCCATTATTCAGTTTGTCGGCAAAGACATTTTTGAAGCCCGCGTGCGTGCCTGCATTGAGAAATTAAAATAA
- a CDS encoding ABC transporter substrate-binding protein — protein sequence MKRKVTAILLAAAFTMGVFTGCGNAKNEAKGSQSKAEEYQIGISQFAEHGSLDNCREGFLEGLKEEGIEEGKNLTVTYKNAAADMGTAGQIADTFVSDQADLICAIATPSAQTAYNAAMDMGIPVIYTAVTDTAAAQLTDEEGNPVGEVTGTSDQLPIEEQLKMIREMLPEAKTIGIMYTTSEANSISAIETYEKLAPEYGFTIEKAGITATADIPLAAESLLSKVDCMTNLTDNTVVNSLTTILEKATKKSIPVFGSEIEQVKLGCLAAEGLDYVELGKQTGRMAAKVLKGEAKASEMTAEVIEGSSLYINTEAAEALGIQIPESLNERAAEVFETISQ from the coding sequence ATGAAGAGAAAAGTAACAGCAATTTTACTGGCAGCAGCATTCACAATGGGAGTATTCACAGGATGCGGAAATGCAAAAAATGAAGCAAAGGGCAGTCAAAGCAAGGCAGAAGAATATCAGATCGGAATTTCACAGTTTGCAGAGCATGGTTCTCTTGATAATTGTCGGGAAGGCTTTTTGGAAGGTCTGAAAGAAGAAGGAATTGAAGAGGGAAAGAATCTTACCGTTACTTATAAAAATGCAGCAGCAGATATGGGAACGGCAGGACAGATTGCAGATACGTTTGTATCTGATCAGGCAGATCTGATCTGCGCCATAGCAACACCGAGCGCTCAGACAGCCTATAATGCAGCCATGGATATGGGAATTCCGGTAATCTATACTGCTGTGACAGATACAGCAGCAGCGCAGTTGACAGATGAGGAAGGAAATCCGGTTGGAGAAGTGACAGGAACGAGCGATCAGCTTCCGATTGAAGAACAATTGAAAATGATCCGGGAGATGCTTCCGGAGGCGAAGACCATTGGAATTATGTATACAACAAGTGAAGCGAACTCTATTTCAGCCATTGAAACTTATGAAAAACTGGCGCCGGAGTATGGATTTACGATTGAAAAGGCAGGTATTACAGCAACAGCAGATATTCCTCTGGCAGCGGAAAGTCTGTTATCAAAAGTAGACTGCATGACAAATCTGACAGACAATACAGTAGTAAACTCGCTTACCACAATTTTAGAAAAAGCAACGAAGAAAAGTATTCCGGTATTTGGAAGTGAGATTGAACAGGTAAAACTTGGATGCCTGGCAGCAGAGGGACTGGATTATGTGGAACTTGGCAAGCAGACAGGACGTATGGCAGCCAAAGTGTTGAAAGGTGAAGCAAAAGCAAGTGAAATGACGGCAGAAGTCATCGAAGGAAGCAGTCTTTATATCAACACAGAAGCAGCAGAAGCGCTTGGTATTCAGATTCCGGAGTCACTGAATGAAAGAGCAGCAGAAGTGTTCGAGACAATTTCCCAATAG
- a CDS encoding ABC transporter permease, whose amino-acid sequence MNLIISILEQGFIYGILALGVYITYKILDFPDLTVDGSFPLGAAISAAMLTRGLNPFLTLFISFAAGAAAGICTGLIHVKCKVRDLLSGIIMMTALWTINLRIAGTSNVPLFSQKTIFSNALLNKIVPKGLLPYRTLLIIVIIAVLAKILLDLYMKTRSGYLLRAVGNNETLVTSLAKDAGNVKILGLAIANGLVSMAGCIFCQEERVFEISMGTGAIVIGLASVIIGTSLFKNISLLQTTTTVLIGAVIYKACAALAIRNFEPQDMKLITAVLFLVILIISMDRKKRVKKHAGA is encoded by the coding sequence ATGAATCTGATCATATCAATTCTGGAGCAGGGATTCATTTACGGAATTCTGGCGCTGGGAGTTTATATCACATACAAAATACTGGATTTTCCGGATCTGACAGTAGACGGAAGCTTTCCGCTTGGCGCTGCCATTAGTGCGGCAATGCTTACGCGGGGCCTTAATCCATTTTTGACACTATTCATATCTTTTGCAGCAGGAGCAGCCGCAGGAATCTGTACGGGACTGATCCATGTGAAATGCAAAGTGCGGGATCTGCTGTCCGGAATTATTATGATGACAGCGCTCTGGACGATCAATCTCAGAATTGCAGGGACGTCAAATGTTCCGCTGTTTTCGCAGAAAACCATTTTTTCCAATGCATTGCTGAACAAGATTGTTCCGAAAGGATTACTTCCGTATCGCACATTGCTTATCATTGTTATTATCGCAGTGCTTGCAAAAATCCTGCTTGATCTGTATATGAAAACCCGTTCCGGATACCTTCTGCGGGCGGTTGGTAACAATGAAACACTTGTTACATCCCTTGCAAAAGATGCAGGCAATGTGAAGATTCTTGGACTTGCGATTGCCAATGGACTTGTGTCAATGGCTGGCTGTATTTTCTGTCAGGAGGAAAGAGTTTTTGAAATTTCTATGGGTACCGGTGCAATTGTGATCGGTCTGGCAAGTGTGATTATCGGAACAAGCCTGTTTAAAAATATATCGTTACTTCAGACAACAACAACGGTTCTGATCGGTGCAGTGATCTATAAAGCCTGTGCGGCGCTGGCAATCCGGAATTTTGAGCCGCAGGATATGAAATTGATCACGGCGGTACTGTTTCTTGTGATTTTAATCATTAGTATGGACAGAAAGAAGAGGGTAAAGAAACATGCTGGAGCTTAA
- a CDS encoding ATP-binding cassette domain-containing protein has product MLELKEIDKYYNPGTLNEMCLFEHFNLQIEDGEFVSVVGSNGSGKTSMLNIICGSIPVESGKIFINGKDITKEKEFRRSRRIGRVYQNPALGTCPDMTILENMSLADHKGSFFGLQRGTNRKQIEHYRELLRQLNLGLEQKLDTKVGALSGGQRQAMALLMSTMTPIDFLILDEHTAALDPKTADLIMELTDQIVKEKHITTIMVTHNLRYAVEYGSRLLMMHQGQCVLDKKGKEKAVLTIDDILKQFNEISIECGN; this is encoded by the coding sequence ATGCTGGAGCTTAAAGAAATTGACAAATATTATAATCCGGGAACATTAAATGAGATGTGCCTTTTTGAACATTTTAATCTGCAGATTGAGGATGGAGAATTTGTTTCGGTTGTCGGAAGTAACGGTTCCGGTAAAACATCTATGTTAAACATTATCTGTGGAAGTATTCCGGTGGAATCCGGTAAAATTTTTATAAATGGGAAAGATATTACAAAGGAAAAGGAGTTCCGGCGCAGCCGCAGAATTGGAAGAGTGTACCAGAATCCGGCGCTTGGAACTTGTCCGGACATGACGATTTTGGAAAATATGTCGTTGGCAGATCATAAAGGAAGTTTTTTTGGACTGCAAAGAGGAACAAACCGAAAGCAGATAGAACATTACCGGGAATTGCTTCGCCAGTTAAATCTTGGACTGGAACAAAAACTGGATACAAAAGTAGGAGCGCTTTCCGGGGGACAGCGTCAGGCAATGGCACTTTTAATGTCTACTATGACGCCGATTGATTTTCTGATTTTAGATGAGCATACGGCAGCATTAGATCCAAAGACAGCAGACTTAATTATGGAGTTGACAGATCAGATTGTGAAGGAGAAGCATATCACAACGATAATGGTTACTCATAATCTTCGTTATGCGGTGGAATATGGAAGCCGCCTTTTGATGATGCATCAGGGGCAGTGTGTGTTGGATAAAAAAGGTAAGGAAAAGGCAGTTCTTACGATTGATGATATTCTAAAACAATTTAATGAGATCAGTATAGAATGCGGGAATTAG